One stretch of Geoalkalibacter ferrihydriticus DSM 17813 DNA includes these proteins:
- a CDS encoding tetratricopeptide repeat protein, with protein sequence MKEELKRRRKTNKRWLLLPAALLIAALAGGGWYYSHQENFIERKFERAQGLLIEKNYAEAAHLLQTLTRQHPDFNRADEALFRLGEVQHLYLKKDQDALLTFLLVEKNYPDSPFNLRAQRLAADIYMDRLEDYGRAVIAYQKLLDQGVAEGDQLQYRIGEAYFRLNNFEQARIEWESLLKLFPDSSLVPEAGYRIAVSWSLEGEYEQAAEEFERVYATWPEHPYGLEARFGLASLLEEQEQLVAALEILQELRGHYPRPEVLEQRIIQVEERIEKKQDAI encoded by the coding sequence TTGAAGGAGGAATTGAAGCGCCGCCGCAAGACGAATAAGCGCTGGTTGCTGTTACCGGCGGCGTTGCTTATCGCAGCGTTGGCCGGCGGCGGCTGGTATTATTCTCACCAGGAAAATTTCATCGAGCGAAAATTTGAACGCGCACAAGGGTTACTGATTGAAAAGAATTACGCCGAGGCGGCGCACCTGTTACAGACTTTGACAAGGCAACATCCCGATTTTAATCGTGCGGATGAAGCCTTGTTTCGCCTCGGTGAAGTCCAGCACCTCTACCTCAAGAAGGATCAGGATGCGCTCCTCACCTTCCTGCTGGTGGAAAAAAATTATCCTGACAGCCCTTTCAATCTCAGGGCGCAGCGCCTGGCAGCCGACATTTACATGGACCGTCTGGAAGACTACGGGCGTGCTGTGATCGCCTACCAGAAACTTCTCGACCAGGGGGTTGCCGAGGGCGATCAGCTCCAGTATCGTATTGGTGAGGCCTACTTTCGCTTGAACAATTTCGAGCAGGCGCGAATTGAATGGGAGAGCCTGCTCAAGCTGTTTCCCGACAGTTCCCTGGTGCCGGAGGCGGGGTACCGCATTGCCGTCAGCTGGTCGCTGGAGGGCGAATATGAGCAGGCTGCCGAAGAATTCGAGCGGGTATATGCCACTTGGCCTGAGCATCCTTATGGCTTGGAGGCGCGATTTGGCTTGGCGTCCTTACTTGAGGAGCAGGAGCAGTTGGTAGCGGCGCTGGAGATATTACAAGAACTGCGTGGCCATTACCCCCGTCCCGAGGTTCTCGAGCAGCGCATCATCCAGGTCGAGGAGCGCATCGAAAAAAAGCAGGACGCCATCTGA
- the gyrA gene encoding DNA gyrase subunit A translates to MLEPQPPNKFTVNIEDEMRKSYMDYAMSVIIGRALPDVRDGLKPVHRRVLFAMHDLGNEWNKPYKKSARVVGDVIGKYHPHGDSAVYDTIVRMAQDFSMRHPLVDGQGNFGSIDGDSAAAMRYTEVRMARLASELLADIEKETVDFGPNYDESMHEPLVLPAKFPNLLVNGSEGIAVGMATKIPPHNLGEVIDALVAVIDDPRLRIDELMEIIPGPDFPTAGFIFGLEGIREAYRSGRGIIHMRARALVEVDKRTGREAIIITEIPYQVNKSRLIEKIAELVKDKKIEGISDLRDESDRDGLRVVIELKKDVIPGVILNQLYKMTAMQSSFGIIMLAIVNGQPQVLDLRRMLDLFVDHRKEVVTRRCIFELKKAEARAHILEGLKIALENLDEVIAIIKASASPAEAKERLIARFSFSDLQAQAILEMRLHRLTGLERDKIIAEYQEVLALIARLKEILASEVEILKIIRGELLEIKEKFANPRRTEIVARTGELSLEDLIVEEDMVVTVSHSGYIKRNAVSLYRAQRRGGKGKTGMRPKEEDFVEKLFIASTHSFILIFTDQGKVYWLKVHEIPQGGRAARGKAIVNLLNLAAGEQVMTVLPVKGFEEGRYIITATQKGTVKKTDLMAYSNPRAGGIIALTIDEGDRLIAARLTDGSQDIILASRTGKSIRFPEADARPMGRTARGVRGMMLEGDDLVIGMETVTDATAATLVTVTENGYGKRTNLDEYRVQSRGGKGIITIKTSERNGKVVDIKLCEEDSDLMFITDRGKVLRTSVGHLSVIGRNTQGVRLMVLEPGERVVAVAKLAEKDEENEIDSEIEEADIEGGIEAPPQDE, encoded by the coding sequence ATGCTGGAGCCTCAACCGCCTAATAAATTCACGGTCAATATCGAAGACGAAATGCGCAAGTCCTACATGGACTACGCCATGAGTGTCATCATCGGCCGCGCTCTACCCGACGTACGCGATGGGCTCAAGCCCGTGCATCGGCGGGTGCTGTTTGCCATGCATGACCTTGGCAACGAGTGGAACAAGCCCTACAAGAAGTCCGCCCGCGTCGTCGGTGACGTCATTGGTAAGTATCACCCCCACGGCGATTCGGCGGTCTATGACACCATCGTGCGCATGGCGCAGGATTTCTCCATGCGTCATCCTCTCGTCGACGGCCAGGGCAACTTTGGTTCCATTGATGGCGATTCGGCAGCGGCCATGCGTTACACCGAGGTGCGCATGGCGCGTCTGGCGTCGGAGTTGCTTGCCGACATCGAAAAGGAAACTGTCGATTTCGGGCCCAACTACGATGAATCAATGCATGAACCCCTGGTCCTTCCGGCCAAGTTTCCCAATTTGCTGGTCAACGGCTCTGAAGGGATCGCCGTCGGCATGGCGACAAAAATTCCGCCGCACAATCTGGGCGAGGTCATTGATGCTCTGGTGGCCGTCATCGACGATCCGCGGTTGCGCATCGACGAGCTGATGGAGATCATTCCCGGTCCCGATTTTCCCACCGCCGGCTTTATTTTCGGCCTCGAGGGAATCCGCGAGGCCTATCGCAGCGGACGTGGCATCATCCATATGCGTGCCCGCGCCCTGGTCGAGGTGGACAAGCGTACCGGCCGCGAGGCGATCATCATCACCGAAATCCCTTACCAGGTGAATAAGTCCCGGCTCATCGAAAAAATAGCCGAGTTGGTCAAGGATAAAAAAATCGAAGGCATTTCCGATCTGCGCGACGAATCCGACCGCGACGGTCTGCGGGTTGTCATCGAGCTGAAAAAAGACGTGATCCCAGGCGTCATTCTCAATCAGCTCTACAAAATGACGGCCATGCAATCGTCTTTCGGCATCATCATGCTTGCCATTGTCAACGGACAACCGCAGGTTCTCGATCTGCGCCGCATGCTCGACCTGTTCGTTGACCATCGCAAGGAGGTGGTGACGCGACGTTGTATCTTTGAGCTGAAAAAAGCCGAAGCGCGCGCCCATATTCTCGAAGGCCTCAAAATCGCTCTCGAAAACCTCGATGAAGTGATCGCCATCATCAAGGCTTCGGCAAGTCCGGCGGAAGCCAAGGAGCGTCTGATTGCACGTTTTTCATTCAGCGATCTGCAGGCTCAGGCAATTCTCGAGATGCGTTTGCATCGCCTTACCGGCCTGGAGCGCGACAAGATTATCGCCGAGTACCAGGAGGTGCTGGCGCTGATTGCGCGCCTCAAGGAAATTCTTGCCAGCGAAGTTGAAATTCTTAAAATAATTCGCGGTGAACTGCTCGAAATCAAAGAGAAATTCGCCAACCCCCGGCGCACCGAAATCGTTGCGCGCACCGGTGAACTTTCCCTTGAGGATCTTATCGTTGAAGAGGACATGGTGGTGACTGTGTCCCATTCGGGCTACATCAAGCGCAATGCCGTGTCCCTGTATCGCGCGCAGCGGCGCGGCGGTAAGGGTAAGACCGGCATGCGTCCCAAGGAAGAGGATTTTGTTGAAAAACTCTTCATTGCCTCGACGCACAGCTTCATCCTGATTTTTACCGACCAGGGCAAGGTTTACTGGCTCAAGGTTCACGAAATTCCCCAAGGGGGACGTGCCGCGCGCGGTAAGGCCATCGTCAATCTGCTCAATCTCGCCGCCGGCGAACAGGTCATGACGGTGCTGCCGGTAAAGGGGTTCGAAGAGGGCCGCTACATCATCACCGCCACACAAAAGGGCACGGTAAAAAAGACCGACCTCATGGCCTACTCCAATCCGCGTGCCGGTGGGATTATCGCCCTGACCATCGACGAAGGTGATCGGCTGATCGCCGCGCGTCTCACCGACGGCAGTCAGGACATCATCCTGGCCAGCCGCACCGGCAAATCCATCCGCTTTCCAGAGGCCGACGCCCGCCCCATGGGCCGCACCGCGCGCGGGGTACGCGGCATGATGCTCGAAGGCGACGATCTGGTGATCGGCATGGAGACCGTGACCGACGCCACCGCCGCGACCCTGGTCACCGTCACCGAGAATGGCTACGGCAAGCGCACCAACCTGGATGAATACCGGGTGCAGAGCCGCGGCGGCAAGGGCATCATCACCATCAAGACCTCGGAGCGCAACGGTAAGGTGGTTGACATCAAGCTCTGCGAGGAAGATTCGGATCTGATGTTCATTACCGACCGCGGCAAAGTGCTGCGCACTTCGGTCGGTCACCTCTCGGTGATCGGTCGTAACACCCAGGGCGTGCGCCTTATGGTGCTCGAACCCGGCGAACGGGTGGTAGCGGTGGCCAAGCTGGCGGAGAAGGATGAGGAAAATGAAATCGATTCGGAAATTGAAGAAGCAGATATTGAAGGAGGAATTGAAGCGCCGCCGCAAGACGAATAA
- the gyrB gene encoding DNA topoisomerase (ATP-hydrolyzing) subunit B yields MSDKQQELLTSLEKKEYGAGSIKILEGLSAVRKRPAMYIGSTGAAGLHHLVYELVDNSIDEALAGHCTEVSVIIHLDGSVTVEDDGRGIPVDMHPTMNKSAAEVVLTVLHAGGKFDNDSYKVSGGLHGVGVSVVNALAEKLELEIRRNSSIYRQSYQRGIPDNPLREDGATKKRGTSITFWPDPQIFETTDFSFEILSQRLREMAFLNAGVKIHILDERSEKKHDFFYEGGIASFVEYLNRAKTPLHPQPIYISGEREGVDIEVAMQYNDGYDEKIFSFANTINTHEGGTHLIGFKAALTRTMNSYATTNNFLKNVKTTISGDDLREGLTAVISVKIPDPQFEGQTKTKLGNSEIKGYVETLLNEKLAEFLEENPQVAKKILEKGIEAARAREAARKARDLTRRKGALEGLSLPGKLADCQEKDPAHSEIYLVEGDSAGGSAKQGRDRRTQAILPLKGKILNVEKARFDKMLTSAEIRTLITAMGTGIGKDDFDIAKLRYHRIIIMTDADVDGSHIRTLLLTFFFRQMPELIDRGYLYIAQPPLYKVKRGKKEIYLKDDASLLEYLLDEGTEGATVQMEKSGKVQRGKQIIPTLRSIIEFNNLFDKLVHKGINREVLNVFVRGKIQNGFADMVDLTPLAERLKAEEPRADFKVLQDPARIFFTLGNLRARIDQSALEALSSQEYKMLLAAYRKVEEICLTEKAFISYEGKEMVEVTDRQDLLKHFLDRAKKGQYIQRYKGLGEMNPEQLWETTMNPEPGKRVLLQVKIEDAVEADEIFTVLMGDQVEPRRDFIERNALNVSNLDI; encoded by the coding sequence ATGAGTGACAAACAGCAGGAACTTCTAACATCCCTTGAAAAAAAGGAATATGGCGCCGGCAGCATCAAGATACTCGAAGGGCTCTCCGCTGTACGCAAACGTCCGGCCATGTATATCGGTTCCACCGGAGCGGCAGGACTTCATCACTTGGTCTACGAACTGGTGGATAATTCCATCGATGAGGCTCTGGCCGGTCACTGCACCGAGGTTTCTGTAATCATTCATCTCGACGGTTCGGTCACCGTGGAAGATGACGGCCGCGGCATTCCTGTGGATATGCACCCCACCATGAATAAATCCGCCGCGGAGGTTGTGCTTACGGTTCTGCATGCCGGTGGTAAGTTTGATAACGATTCCTATAAGGTTTCCGGCGGATTGCACGGCGTCGGCGTGTCGGTGGTAAATGCTCTGGCAGAAAAGCTTGAGTTGGAAATTCGCCGCAACAGCAGCATTTATCGTCAGAGCTATCAACGCGGGATTCCTGATAATCCTCTGCGTGAAGACGGTGCCACCAAGAAACGCGGAACCAGCATTACCTTTTGGCCCGATCCCCAGATTTTCGAGACCACGGATTTTTCCTTTGAAATCCTTTCTCAGCGTCTGCGCGAAATGGCTTTTCTCAATGCCGGGGTCAAAATTCATATCCTCGATGAACGCAGCGAAAAAAAACATGATTTTTTCTATGAAGGTGGCATTGCATCCTTTGTGGAGTATCTCAACCGCGCAAAAACCCCTCTGCATCCACAGCCTATCTACATTTCCGGGGAACGAGAAGGTGTCGATATTGAAGTCGCCATGCAATACAACGATGGTTACGATGAGAAAATCTTTTCTTTCGCCAACACCATCAACACCCACGAAGGCGGGACTCACCTTATAGGTTTCAAGGCAGCGTTGACCCGCACCATGAACAGCTATGCGACAACCAACAATTTTCTTAAAAACGTTAAAACCACTATTTCCGGCGACGATTTACGCGAGGGTCTGACAGCGGTTATTTCGGTGAAAATACCGGACCCCCAGTTTGAGGGGCAGACCAAAACCAAACTCGGTAATTCGGAAATTAAGGGCTATGTGGAAACTCTTCTCAATGAAAAACTCGCCGAGTTTCTCGAAGAAAATCCGCAGGTTGCGAAAAAAATTCTCGAAAAAGGCATCGAGGCGGCACGTGCTCGCGAAGCAGCGCGCAAGGCCCGTGATCTGACCCGCCGCAAAGGGGCATTGGAAGGTTTGTCCCTACCCGGAAAATTGGCCGACTGCCAGGAAAAAGATCCGGCCCACTCGGAAATTTACCTGGTCGAGGGTGATTCGGCGGGCGGTAGCGCCAAGCAGGGTCGTGATCGCCGCACTCAGGCGATTCTGCCCCTCAAAGGCAAGATTCTCAACGTCGAAAAAGCACGGTTCGACAAGATGCTCACCTCGGCTGAAATTCGCACCCTGATCACCGCCATGGGCACGGGCATCGGCAAAGACGACTTCGATATCGCCAAATTGCGTTATCATCGCATCATCATCATGACGGATGCCGATGTCGATGGTTCGCATATTCGCACCCTGCTTCTGACCTTCTTCTTCCGTCAGATGCCTGAACTCATCGACCGCGGTTATCTCTACATCGCGCAACCGCCGTTGTACAAGGTCAAGCGGGGCAAAAAAGAAATTTACCTCAAGGATGACGCCAGTCTCCTGGAATATCTTCTGGACGAAGGCACCGAGGGCGCTACGGTGCAGATGGAAAAAAGTGGCAAGGTGCAGCGGGGTAAACAAATCATCCCGACTCTGCGCAGCATCATCGAATTTAATAACCTCTTCGATAAGCTGGTGCACAAGGGCATCAATCGCGAGGTTTTGAACGTATTTGTACGTGGCAAAATTCAAAACGGTTTCGCCGATATGGTTGATCTCACTCCTCTGGCCGAGCGCCTCAAGGCTGAAGAACCGCGCGCCGATTTTAAGGTGTTGCAGGATCCGGCACGCATCTTTTTTACCCTTGGCAATCTGCGCGCTCGCATCGACCAGAGTGCCCTGGAAGCTCTGTCTTCTCAGGAATATAAAATGTTGTTGGCGGCCTACCGCAAGGTCGAGGAAATCTGCCTTACCGAAAAAGCCTTCATTTCCTATGAAGGCAAAGAAATGGTTGAGGTCACCGACCGCCAGGATTTGCTCAAACATTTTCTTGACCGCGCTAAAAAAGGCCAATACATCCAGCGCTACAAGGGCCTGGGTGAAATGAATCCGGAACAGTTGTGGGAAACCACCATGAATCCTGAACCCGGCAAACGGGTATTGTTGCAGGTCAAAATCGAGGATGCGGTAGAAGCGGACGAGATCTTTACCGTACTCATGGGTGATCAGGTCGAGCCGCGTCGCGACTTTATCGAAAGAAACGCCCTCAACGTGTCCAACCTGGATATCTAA
- the recF gene encoding DNA replication/repair protein RecF (All proteins in this family for which functions are known are DNA-binding proteins that assist the filamentation of RecA onto DNA for the initiation of recombination or recombinational repair.) has protein sequence MNLFPAMVITSLNFIAFRNLTATKCTPAADFNVLWGQNAQGKTNFLEAVYLLGFLKSFRTQRNEDLISSGETHSRLQGNIASGPLSHHIELMIEPQQKRVQLDTKKVRKASDILGILRPVLFSPDEVNLVKGSPSGRRDFLDRALLQADPTYLERVQDYLRTLRQRNRLLRNGAADSELSPWNEALITNGARIHKDRCRFIEQLQPRIQHAYARITEVQEEARLNYPKSEIENPAEDMRCALHRLAREERRLGQTLVGPHREDPQFLVNGQNLRAFGSQGQQRCFILAFKAAQIEHLEQTTGDSPVLLLDDITSELDSQRKSYLFDFLRERRGQVFLTTTDADSLRREGLAQARFFHVKKGQLHDE, from the coding sequence TTGAATTTGTTCCCTGCTATGGTAATTACGTCTTTAAATTTTATAGCCTTTCGCAATTTAACTGCGACAAAATGCACACCGGCTGCGGATTTCAATGTGCTTTGGGGGCAGAATGCCCAGGGAAAAACTAACTTTCTTGAAGCTGTTTACCTTCTGGGATTTCTTAAAAGTTTTCGCACTCAACGCAACGAGGATCTGATTTCCAGTGGTGAGACGCACAGTCGCCTGCAAGGGAACATTGCTTCAGGACCTTTGTCACACCATATCGAATTAATGATTGAGCCCCAGCAGAAGCGTGTTCAACTGGATACCAAGAAGGTACGCAAAGCATCAGATATCCTTGGAATTTTACGCCCGGTGTTATTTTCACCGGATGAAGTGAACCTGGTTAAGGGATCACCATCCGGAAGACGTGATTTTCTTGATCGTGCCCTGCTTCAGGCCGATCCTACCTATCTTGAACGAGTTCAGGATTATCTGCGAACCCTACGTCAGCGCAACCGCCTGCTGCGCAATGGTGCCGCGGATTCGGAGTTGTCTCCCTGGAATGAGGCACTGATTACGAACGGTGCTCGAATTCATAAGGATCGTTGCCGATTTATAGAGCAGTTGCAGCCGCGAATACAGCACGCTTATGCCCGGATTACCGAAGTTCAGGAAGAGGCACGGTTAAATTATCCAAAGTCCGAAATTGAAAATCCCGCCGAGGATATGCGCTGTGCCTTGCATCGGCTGGCACGGGAAGAAAGACGCCTAGGTCAGACCCTGGTCGGACCTCACCGGGAGGACCCGCAGTTTCTCGTCAATGGCCAAAATTTGCGTGCTTTTGGCTCTCAAGGACAGCAGCGCTGTTTCATTCTCGCCTTTAAGGCGGCGCAGATCGAACACCTCGAACAGACAACGGGAGATTCCCCGGTTTTATTGCTTGACGACATCACCAGTGAACTTGACAGCCAACGGAAGAGTTACCTTTTTGATTTTTTGCGAGAACGCCGCGGCCAGGTGTTTTTGACCACGACTGATGCCGATTCCCTGCGCCGCGAAGGATTGGCCCAGGCTCGTTTCTTTCACGTAAAAAAAGGACAATTGCACGATGAGTGA
- the dnaN gene encoding DNA polymerase III subunit beta: protein MNFKIEKQVFLKGLAKVQGIVERKNTIPVLANVLIEAGEETVCLTATDLEVGMKAYYPAQIEAPGRITVSAKKLFEIIRELPEGEISFKAKDNCWIEIRCGKALFNLVGLSPEEFPHFPKTDQSEPVILKSAELAGMIEKTAFAMSTDETKYNLNGLFFRYEETDSGPNLFLVATDGHRLTKIGCQIPVSECQELRKGIIFPRKGINELRKLAEEGEADIQLSFRENSAVITKGTTTILMRLVDGQFPDYERVIPKTNDLIAEIPAENFCHALRRMSTLASEKSRGIKVSFKQDFLEISSSNPELGDAREEMEISYQGPEIALGFNARYLTDILQANDEEKILFKIKDNISPGLITPGNAKNYLAVIMPMRL, encoded by the coding sequence ATGAATTTTAAAATTGAAAAACAGGTTTTTCTCAAGGGACTGGCCAAAGTTCAAGGAATCGTCGAGCGTAAAAATACCATCCCGGTTCTGGCCAATGTCCTTATTGAGGCAGGGGAAGAAACTGTCTGTCTGACAGCCACCGACCTGGAAGTCGGTATGAAGGCCTATTATCCCGCTCAAATTGAAGCGCCTGGTCGCATCACGGTTTCGGCAAAAAAACTTTTCGAAATTATCCGTGAATTACCCGAAGGTGAAATATCCTTCAAGGCAAAGGATAACTGCTGGATTGAAATCCGCTGCGGCAAAGCCCTATTTAATCTCGTAGGTCTCTCCCCGGAAGAATTCCCCCATTTTCCTAAAACCGACCAGAGTGAGCCGGTTATTCTCAAAAGCGCGGAACTAGCAGGGATGATTGAAAAAACAGCATTTGCCATGTCCACGGATGAAACCAAATATAATTTAAACGGCTTGTTTTTTCGTTATGAGGAGACCGATTCAGGTCCGAACCTGTTTCTGGTAGCTACTGACGGTCACCGTCTAACCAAAATCGGTTGCCAAATTCCAGTGAGCGAATGCCAGGAGTTGCGCAAAGGCATCATTTTCCCGCGCAAAGGTATTAACGAACTGCGAAAACTCGCAGAAGAGGGAGAAGCTGACATTCAGCTGAGCTTCCGTGAAAACAGTGCGGTCATCACCAAAGGCACAACGACTATCCTTATGCGTTTGGTTGATGGACAATTTCCGGATTACGAGCGCGTCATCCCCAAAACCAACGATTTGATCGCCGAAATTCCAGCCGAAAATTTTTGTCATGCTTTACGTCGCATGTCTACCCTGGCCAGCGAAAAATCCCGAGGCATAAAAGTATCTTTCAAGCAAGACTTTCTTGAAATATCTTCATCCAACCCGGAACTCGGCGATGCCCGCGAAGAAATGGAAATTTCTTATCAAGGACCTGAAATTGCCCTGGGATTTAACGCCCGCTATTTGACCGACATTCTTCAGGCCAACGACGAGGAAAAAATTCTTTTTAAAATTAAGGACAATATTTCCCCCGGCCTGATTACCCCGGGAAATGCAAAAAATTATTTGGCAGTCATCATGCCGATGCGTCTATAA
- the dnaA gene encoding chromosomal replication initiator protein DnaA, protein MDRLWQETLEHLKEIISPQLFSTWIKPIHFIRVEKSTVFLQVPNRFFLDWIRDNYASRIEQALSTMGAVDYHVVLEVGKPENAIGTPAESDANQNFSAPVEKEIFPQKKPEFFPSNLNPRYVFNDFVSGSSNQFAHAAAMAVANNPATTYNPLFIYGGVGLGKTHLVNAIGNAILKKNPDMRVCYYASEKFMNELINSLRYARMDEFRNKFRSMDVLLIDDVQFIAGKERTQEEFFHTFNALYEAHKQIVVTSDKFPKDIPGLEERLRSRFEWGLIADIQAPDVETKQAILKMKAEKNAIPLPEDVAYFLSNSVTSNVRELEGFLIRLGAYASLTSTSITLEMAREVLKDILVEKNKELTVEEIQKTVAAHFNIKMADLKSPKRLKALVLPRQIAMYLARNLTSLSFPEIGERFGGKDHSTIIHAIKKIDRCQEDDFQLRAVITTLKNNLTR, encoded by the coding sequence ATGGACAGACTCTGGCAAGAAACACTCGAACATCTTAAAGAAATTATCAGCCCGCAGCTGTTTTCAACGTGGATCAAGCCCATACACTTTATCCGGGTCGAAAAATCCACGGTGTTTCTTCAGGTACCCAATCGATTTTTCCTTGATTGGATCAGAGATAACTATGCCTCACGGATTGAACAAGCCCTTTCCACCATGGGAGCCGTTGATTATCACGTTGTCCTCGAAGTAGGCAAGCCGGAAAACGCGATAGGTACTCCTGCGGAGAGTGATGCAAATCAGAATTTTTCCGCGCCGGTTGAAAAGGAAATATTTCCCCAGAAGAAACCTGAATTTTTTCCATCCAATCTTAATCCGCGTTATGTTTTCAATGATTTTGTTTCCGGATCATCGAATCAGTTTGCCCATGCTGCCGCCATGGCCGTGGCCAATAACCCCGCAACGACCTATAATCCGCTATTCATCTATGGAGGAGTTGGTCTGGGAAAGACCCATCTGGTCAATGCCATAGGCAACGCTATCCTGAAAAAAAATCCGGATATGCGGGTTTGTTACTATGCCTCTGAAAAATTCATGAACGAATTAATCAATTCTCTACGCTATGCGCGTATGGATGAATTTCGCAATAAATTCAGATCCATGGATGTTCTTCTTATCGATGATGTGCAATTTATCGCCGGCAAGGAACGCACCCAAGAAGAATTTTTCCATACGTTCAATGCCTTATATGAGGCCCATAAACAAATTGTCGTAACCTCAGATAAATTTCCCAAGGACATACCGGGGTTGGAGGAACGCCTTCGTTCCCGCTTCGAATGGGGACTGATTGCCGATATCCAGGCACCGGACGTCGAAACAAAACAAGCCATTTTAAAAATGAAAGCCGAAAAAAACGCCATACCTCTTCCAGAGGATGTTGCTTATTTTCTATCCAACTCAGTTACCAGCAACGTCCGGGAACTCGAAGGTTTTCTCATTCGCTTGGGCGCCTACGCCAGCCTTACTTCGACGTCCATCACCCTGGAGATGGCACGTGAGGTACTCAAAGATATTCTGGTGGAGAAAAACAAAGAATTGACGGTGGAAGAAATCCAAAAAACCGTGGCCGCGCATTTCAATATAAAAATGGCCGATCTTAAATCTCCAAAAAGGCTCAAGGCTCTGGTCCTGCCACGCCAAATAGCCATGTATCTAGCGCGCAACCTAACGTCACTTTCTTTTCCCGAAATCGGCGAGCGCTTCGGCGGTAAAGATCACTCGACTATCATTCATGCCATTAAAAAAATTGATAGGTGTCAAGAAGACGATTTTCAGTTGCGCGCCGTCATCACCACCTTAAAAAATAATCTGACGCGATAA
- the rpmH gene encoding 50S ribosomal protein L34: protein MSKRTYQPSRIRRKRTHGFRKRMLTSNGQQVIKRRRSKGRHRLVVEIPKK, encoded by the coding sequence ATGTCTAAACGTACCTATCAGCCGAGCCGCATCCGTCGCAAAAGAACTCATGGGTTTCGCAAGCGGATGTTGACCAGCAATGGTCAGCAGGTTATCAAGCGTCGTCGTTCCAAAGGCCGTCACCGCCTGGTGGTGGAAATTCCCAAAAAATAG
- the rnpA gene encoding ribonuclease P protein component: MSKVKNYPLPGAARVKTGKEFAEIRRRGRLFRTPHFLVYVHKNGTSQSRLGLTVSRKVGNAVKRNRVKRLLRECYRIHLQKQMVGYDLSIIARSGAHLLSFAQVVPELQERLGGKKV; this comes from the coding sequence GTGAGTAAGGTTAAAAATTATCCGCTGCCCGGCGCGGCGCGCGTTAAAACAGGGAAAGAATTTGCCGAAATTCGCAGGCGGGGGCGTTTGTTTAGAACGCCCCACTTTCTTGTTTATGTGCATAAAAACGGCACGAGTCAGAGTCGTTTAGGGCTGACTGTCAGTCGCAAAGTCGGCAATGCGGTCAAACGCAATCGGGTCAAACGTTTGCTGCGTGAATGCTATCGGATTCATTTGCAAAAGCAGATGGTTGGATATGACCTGTCGATCATCGCGAGATCGGGAGCGCACCTTCTAAGCTTCGCACAGGTTGTACCCGAGTTGCAGGAGCGTTTGGGGGGCAAAAAAGTCTAA
- the yidD gene encoding membrane protein insertion efficiency factor YidD encodes MRLICLNLIRFYQYFLSPLFGPSCRFYPTCSQYSLEAISKYGVFKGVLLGTRRLLKCHPFHPGGVDPLP; translated from the coding sequence ATGCGGCTTATCTGTTTGAATTTGATCCGCTTTTATCAATATTTTTTATCCCCGCTATTTGGGCCTTCCTGTCGATTTTATCCTACCTGTTCTCAATACAGCCTCGAAGCCATATCCAAATACGGCGTTTTTAAAGGGGTGTTGCTTGGAACCCGGCGATTACTGAAATGCCACCCATTTCATCCCGGGGGCGTTGATCCCCTGCCCTGA